A genomic stretch from Schistosoma haematobium chromosome 2, whole genome shotgun sequence includes:
- the TPST1_5 gene encoding Protein-tyrosine sulfotransferase 1 (EggNog:ENOG410V7C7~COG:O), whose product MFRCTQINGVNNAVKLFGLCSVCIWTLFIISKHIIHNQPELTQSMDKLEEIPKLSTDADSRNLPLIFIGGHQSSGTGLLRVLLDVHPMVRCGPEPVVTREILRLRPKNRDGQDWLSQSGITQSVLDNAIAGFIVSILKNMGPPADRLCHKDPSSYIYLRYLSELFPKAKFIHAVRDGRGAIMSTIIRRINPTYTSDNIPEALNQWTDYTSQMIKDCQHIGIHRCMTVRYECLVIKPKREIQKILNFLDLPWDEKLLNHEKYVNETSMINKYEASSVQFVKAIHKESLYAWSNSNSIIPRNLITTMHKNNSLLARLGYTSGNIPPDYEEVCEVDLKL is encoded by the exons ATGTTTCGGTGTACTCAAATTAATG GTGTAAACAATGCAGTAAAGTTATTTGGATTATGCTCTGTATGTATATGGActttatttatcatttcaaaacacattattcataatcaacctgaATTAACACAATCAATGGATAAATTAGAAGAAATTCCGAAATTATCTACTGATGCTGATTCACGCAATCTACCGTTGATATTTATTGGGGGTCATCAAAGTTCAG GTACTGGATTATTACGTGTTCTACTGGATGTTCATCCAATGGTTCGATGTGGTCCAGAACCAGTAGTTACAAGAGAAATATTAAGACTCAGACCAAAGAATCGAGACGGTCAGGATTGGCTTTCACAATCTGGTATCACACAAAGTGTACTTGATAATGCTATTGCTGGTTTCATTGTATCAATACTGAAGAATATGGGACCACCTGCTGATAGATTATGTCATAAAGATCCTTCATCTTACATATATCTAAGGTATTTAAGTGAATTATTTCCGAAAGCTAAGTTCATTCATGCAGTACGTGATGGAAGAGGAGCTATAATGTCTACAATAAT cCGTAGAATAAATCCAACATATACTTCGGATAATATTCCTGAAGCACTTAACCAATGGACGGACTATACATCACAAATGATAAAAGACTGCCAACACATTGGAATTCATCGATGTATGACTGTACGTTATGAGTGTCTTGTCATAAAACCGAAGAGAGAGATTCAAAAAATCCTTA attttctGGATCTTCCATGGGATGAAAAACTACTGAATCATGAAAAATATGTTAATGAAACTTCTATGATAAATAA ATACGAAGCCAGTTCAGTTCAATTTGTTAAGGCTATACACAAAGAATCTTTATATGCTTGGTCTAATAGTAATTCAATAATACCCAGAAATCTTATTACAACTATGCATAAGAATAATAGTCTATTAGCTAGACTTGGTTATACCAGTGGAAACATTCCTCCAGATTATGAAGAAGTGTGTGAAGTTGatttaaaattgtaa